In one Streptosporangiales bacterium genomic region, the following are encoded:
- a CDS encoding S1 family peptidase: protein MKMIKPSSRAITTGIAATALVTLAAVAPAANAAPTPEKAGPKRASTLVKDLGTKQTAGTYLDEKSDSMVVNVTSASAADAVRDAGATPRMVEHSMAQLTSVKSSLDGSGLMAGTSWAVDPKDNSVTVSTDNSVSKAELAKVKSAVSKFGDKVTLRQAEGTYSTKITGGDAIWGDGGRCSLGFNVVYNSDPSKHAFLTAGHCGNAIATWTEDEGGQTVLGDTTASSFPDDDYAIVDYDSSYTDYPSTVGDQEITEAGTPTVGETVTRRGSTTGVHDGQVTALDATVQYQEGTVYGLIQTTVCAEPGDSGGSLHAGSTAYGLTSGGSGDCTSGGETFFQPVDEVLEAYDVSIG from the coding sequence ATGAAGATGATCAAGCCCTCATCCAGAGCGATCACGACGGGGATCGCCGCAACGGCGCTAGTAACACTGGCTGCCGTTGCTCCCGCCGCCAACGCAGCACCAACCCCGGAGAAGGCGGGCCCGAAGCGGGCCTCGACCCTGGTCAAGGATCTCGGCACGAAGCAGACGGCAGGAACGTACCTCGACGAGAAGTCCGACTCGATGGTCGTGAACGTCACGTCGGCGTCGGCCGCGGACGCGGTACGCGACGCGGGTGCGACCCCGCGGATGGTCGAGCACAGCATGGCGCAGCTGACGTCGGTCAAGAGCTCCCTCGACGGCAGCGGCCTGATGGCCGGCACCTCGTGGGCGGTCGACCCGAAGGACAACTCCGTCACCGTGTCGACGGACAACAGCGTGTCCAAGGCCGAGCTGGCCAAGGTGAAGTCCGCGGTCTCGAAGTTCGGCGACAAGGTCACCTTGCGGCAGGCCGAGGGCACGTACTCCACGAAGATCACCGGTGGCGACGCGATCTGGGGCGACGGTGGCCGCTGCTCCCTCGGCTTCAACGTCGTCTACAACAGCGACCCGAGCAAGCACGCGTTCCTGACCGCCGGCCACTGCGGCAACGCGATCGCCACGTGGACCGAGGACGAGGGCGGCCAGACCGTACTCGGTGACACGACAGCAAGCAGCTTCCCCGACGACGACTACGCCATCGTCGACTACGACAGCAGCTACACCGACTACCCGTCCACGGTAGGCGACCAGGAGATCACCGAAGCCGGCACACCGACCGTCGGTGAGACCGTCACCCGCCGCGGCAGCACCACCGGCGTCCACGACGGCCAGGTCACCGCGCTGGACGCGACCGTGCAGTACCAGGAGGGCACCGTCTACGGGCTCATCCAGACCACGGTCTGCGCCGAGCCGGGCGACAGCGGCGGCTCCCTCCACGCGGGCAGCACGGCCTACGGCCTGACCTCGGGCGGCAGCGGTGACTGCACCTCCGGCGGGGAGACGTTCTTCCAGCCGGTCGACGAGGTACTCGAGGCGTACGACGTGT